A DNA window from Nitrospira sp. contains the following coding sequences:
- a CDS encoding PNPLA domain-containing protein (MaGe:77309616) gives MNTPSAILTLFFLGLAGCVSAASSSPATVAPSPTHANQVLDQEVQRDGRFVGLAISGGGSRAAVFGGAVLLELHRLGLLQQVDMLSAVSGGALPAAYYALDGYRAIDFENGFMERVGYDFQREMRNRFLSPGNLLTYWFTDATKSDTVVQVLDEQLFHGATYADLNPARPKLLLNATNALTGDPFVISDESFATLSSPLTLLPVARAVYMSAAYPGVFDPVLLASSAPASHPDILASDGGSADNLGVKTLVNLLVKADRRAALAEQFPKGCLIIAVDATPRIAGEKDHPLSASTVLLKSHRREVLERVGMMEDRQDRAMFSTFTVNGNQSACAFWHLALRQLPDEDPLGVKVTRIKTNLGLDQADQEALIRAAHRLTEQGIAALRDDAIGPAFLRELGSASTR, from the coding sequence ATGAATACCCCGTCGGCTATTCTCACGCTGTTCTTCCTTGGGCTTGCCGGCTGTGTATCGGCTGCGTCCAGTTCCCCCGCAACGGTTGCCCCTTCACCGACTCACGCCAATCAAGTACTCGACCAAGAAGTCCAGCGCGATGGCCGCTTCGTCGGCCTGGCTATTTCAGGCGGGGGCAGCCGCGCCGCCGTCTTCGGCGGAGCCGTGCTCCTGGAATTGCACCGACTCGGATTGTTGCAACAGGTCGATATGCTCTCGGCCGTGTCCGGCGGCGCGCTGCCTGCGGCCTATTACGCGCTGGATGGATATCGCGCCATCGATTTCGAGAATGGATTTATGGAGCGGGTAGGCTACGACTTTCAGCGCGAGATGCGCAATCGTTTCTTGTCGCCCGGCAACCTGCTCACATACTGGTTTACCGATGCGACAAAGTCGGACACCGTTGTGCAGGTGCTCGACGAACAACTCTTTCACGGCGCGACCTATGCCGATCTCAATCCAGCTCGCCCCAAGCTGCTGCTGAATGCCACCAACGCGCTTACGGGCGATCCCTTCGTGATTTCGGACGAAAGCTTTGCAACGCTGTCGTCGCCGTTGACGTTGCTCCCGGTCGCTCGCGCGGTGTATATGTCCGCAGCCTATCCGGGGGTGTTCGATCCGGTCCTGTTAGCCTCATCGGCACCGGCGTCGCATCCAGATATCCTGGCCTCTGATGGCGGGTCCGCCGACAATCTTGGGGTCAAGACGTTGGTGAATCTGCTGGTGAAGGCGGATCGGCGAGCGGCCCTGGCCGAACAGTTTCCCAAGGGTTGTCTGATCATTGCGGTCGATGCGACCCCGCGGATCGCGGGCGAAAAGGATCATCCCCTGTCGGCCTCGACGGTCTTGTTGAAAAGCCATCGCCGTGAGGTGCTGGAACGAGTCGGGATGATGGAGGATCGGCAAGACCGAGCCATGTTCAGTACATTTACGGTGAATGGAAACCAGAGCGCCTGCGCGTTTTGGCATCTCGCCCTGCGCCAGTTGCCGGACGAGGATCCGCTTGGAGTGAAAGTGACCAGAATCAAAACGAATTTGGGATTGGACCAGGCCGATCAAGAGGCGCTGATTCGCGCAGCCCATCGACTCACGGAGCAGGGGATCGCGGCTCTTCGAGATGACGCGATCGGCCCTGCGTTCCTGCGTGAGCTCGGCAGCGCCAGCACTCGGTGA
- a CDS encoding dTDP-4-dehydrorhamnose reductase (MaGe:77309617) encodes MKPIVLVTGAAGLIGQYLMKSAARWAPAWEARGLTRQEVDLTDAVRVRSLVSSLKPQAIIHCAALSRTKDCEQDPARAHRNNVEATARLAELARDIPFIFLSSGEVFDGRRGWYVETDEATPINVYGRTKLAAEQAVLANPNHTAVRIVLTAGTSAGGDRSFVEDMSRAARSGGTLSLFADEYRCPLPAGVIARALWELLAQHRPGLYHLGGRDRLSRWEIGEALLPWYPELKDRLLSGSSKDYRGSPRPADLSLNCDKLQRLLSFSIPGFRSWLASRATGGIDIWDYPPA; translated from the coding sequence ATGAAGCCGATCGTGCTGGTCACTGGCGCTGCCGGTCTCATCGGCCAGTATCTGATGAAGAGCGCCGCGCGCTGGGCGCCAGCCTGGGAGGCGCGCGGTCTCACTCGCCAGGAGGTCGATCTGACCGATGCCGTCCGGGTGCGCTCGCTGGTATCGTCGCTCAAACCGCAGGCGATTATTCACTGCGCGGCGCTGAGCCGGACGAAAGATTGCGAGCAGGACCCGGCCCGAGCCCACCGCAATAATGTCGAAGCGACCGCGCGGCTGGCCGAGCTGGCCCGCGATATTCCGTTCATCTTCCTTTCAAGCGGAGAAGTGTTCGATGGTCGGCGCGGTTGGTACGTCGAGACGGATGAGGCCACGCCCATCAATGTCTATGGCCGGACGAAACTAGCAGCCGAACAGGCGGTGCTGGCCAATCCGAACCATACGGCGGTGCGGATTGTCTTGACGGCCGGCACCTCTGCCGGGGGCGACCGGAGTTTTGTCGAAGACATGTCGCGCGCCGCCCGGTCTGGCGGAACCCTCTCGCTCTTTGCCGATGAGTACCGCTGCCCGCTTCCGGCGGGAGTCATTGCCAGAGCCCTATGGGAGTTGTTGGCGCAGCATCGGCCGGGGTTGTATCACTTGGGCGGCCGGGACCGGCTTTCACGGTGGGAGATTGGCGAAGCGCTACTGCCCTGGTATCCGGAACTGAAGGATCGTCTTCTCTCAGGATCGTCGAAAGATTACCGCGGGTCTCCGCGGCCGGCGGATCTCTCTCTGAATTGCGACAAGCTGCAACGGCTTCTTTCCTTTTCGATTCCTGGGTTCCGCTCCTGGCTGGCGAGTCGCGCGACAGGCGGGATCGATATATGGGACTATCCGCCGGCATAG
- a CDS encoding conserved membrane protein of unknown function (Evidence 4 : Unknown function but conserved in other organisms; MaGe:77309618), whose amino-acid sequence MAHDPLTLLLWAWASMAAWMALLWLVERVRRNASLADVGWCAGLVVVVAGYAWFATGEAERKILLVVMASVYGLRLGGYILFNRVIGKTEDRRYQRLRHLWRLDEPFRMFGFFQLQAAAVVLFSLPFLAVMQNPRPPFSLWELAGVLVWMIGIAGESLADRQLARFRAKPWNHDRVCRDGLWFFSRHPNYFFEWVHWWAYVAMAVGSPGWLLTWIGPLVMGIALVKITGIPWAEEQALRARGEEYRRYQATTNAFFPWWPKSGHSSSAPFKN is encoded by the coding sequence ATGGCTCATGATCCGCTCACGCTGCTTCTGTGGGCTTGGGCCTCGATGGCGGCCTGGATGGCGCTATTGTGGCTGGTCGAGCGCGTCCGGCGCAATGCGTCGCTGGCGGATGTCGGCTGGTGTGCCGGCCTCGTTGTCGTCGTGGCGGGCTATGCTTGGTTCGCAACCGGCGAAGCAGAGCGGAAGATTCTGCTAGTGGTCATGGCGTCGGTCTATGGTTTGCGCCTAGGCGGATATATTCTCTTCAACCGGGTAATCGGCAAGACGGAAGATCGACGCTATCAACGCCTGCGGCATTTGTGGCGCTTGGATGAGCCGTTCCGGATGTTCGGGTTCTTTCAACTGCAAGCCGCCGCGGTCGTGCTGTTTTCACTTCCTTTTCTCGCGGTGATGCAGAATCCGAGGCCGCCGTTCAGCCTATGGGAGCTGGCGGGTGTGCTGGTCTGGATGATCGGCATCGCCGGTGAGTCGCTGGCGGATCGACAGCTGGCTCGGTTTCGCGCGAAGCCCTGGAACCATGACCGGGTGTGCCGCGATGGACTCTGGTTCTTCTCACGCCATCCAAACTATTTTTTCGAATGGGTTCACTGGTGGGCCTATGTGGCGATGGCTGTCGGCAGCCCAGGCTGGCTTCTCACCTGGATTGGTCCACTGGTCATGGGGATCGCTCTAGTCAAAATCACCGGCATCCCCTGGGCGGAAGAGCAAGCGCTTCGAGCCAGGGGGGAAGAATATCGCCGCTATCAAGCCACGACGAACGCCTTTTTCCCTTGGTGGCCGAAGTCCGGTCACTCCTCGTCTGCGCCGTTCAAAAATTGA
- a CDS encoding PilZ domain-containing protein (MaGe:77309619): protein MTKTYSVRNADRRSTQCAFLYFWNGTLQQGKIWDLSETGWRASVKHPIPAGSEMTVYLALPDRNACKYMIVNMATVCWADGTTTGWKVSLIDEAAKSRLDQFLNGADEE, encoded by the coding sequence ATGACGAAGACATACAGCGTGCGCAATGCGGACCGCCGGTCCACCCAATGCGCCTTTCTCTACTTTTGGAACGGCACTCTGCAACAAGGAAAGATCTGGGATCTTTCAGAAACGGGCTGGCGCGCCAGCGTGAAACATCCCATTCCCGCCGGATCGGAAATGACGGTCTACCTGGCGCTGCCGGATCGGAACGCCTGCAAATATATGATTGTGAATATGGCGACCGTTTGCTGGGCGGACGGTACTACGACTGGATGGAAAGTGTCGCTCATCGATGAAGCCGCGAAGAGCCGGCTCGATCAATTTTTGAACGGCGCAGACGAGGAGTGA
- a CDS encoding conserved exported protein of unknown function (Evidence 4 : Unknown function but conserved in other organisms; MaGe:77309620), translated as MIVTRVLLGALFCGLLLSCSGDKAAELLETAEFEERQMNLPHAKQLYDDIVRLYPSSKQADLARARLAQLNTGQ; from the coding sequence ATGATCGTGACACGCGTGCTACTCGGCGCCCTCTTCTGCGGTCTGTTGTTGAGCTGCTCGGGCGATAAAGCCGCAGAGCTACTGGAAACCGCCGAGTTCGAAGAACGGCAAATGAATCTCCCCCACGCCAAGCAGCTCTACGACGACATTGTCCGCCTTTATCCATCCAGCAAGCAGGCGGATCTCGCCCGGGCCCGTCTGGCCCAATTGAATACCGGCCAATAA